From a single Raphanus sativus cultivar WK10039 chromosome 3, ASM80110v3, whole genome shotgun sequence genomic region:
- the LOC108844770 gene encoding uncharacterized protein LOC108844770, translating into MEIEKAMGESEDKRLKTKYNNAIFVIKRALSLYSIEEVAFSFNGGKDSTVLLHLLRAGYFLHKKELSSSNGGLPSFPVRTIYFESPSAFTEINAFTYDAAQTYGIQLDIIRQDFKSGLEALLKANPIRAIFLGVRIGDPTAVGQEQFSPSSPGWPPFMRVNPILDWSYRDVWAFLLACKVKYCSLYDQGYTSIGSIHDTVPNALLSVNDTSSKEKFKPAYLLSDGRLERAGRVKKNASVKNDVDSDSHKHEVLLASVIAVGDEILSGTVEDQLGVHLCKKLTSVGWSVQQTSVLRNDIDSVSEEVDRQRSICDMVFIYGGVGPLHSDVTLAGVAKAFGVRLAPDEEFEEYLRHLISDQCTGDRNEMAQLPEGITELLHHEKLSVPLIKCRNVIVLAATNTEELEKEWECLTELTKLGASTSLMELYASRRLMTSLTDVEVAEPLSKLGLEFPDIYLGCYRKSRQGPIIICLKGKDNARIDSAVEALCKKFKEGVFVDMK; encoded by the exons ATGGAGATCGAGAAAGCGATGGGAGAAAGCGAAGACAAGAGGTTGAAGACAAAGTATAACAACGCCATCTTCGTCATCAAAAGAGCTCTTTCTCTCTACTC TATTGAAGAGGTGGCCTTTAGTTTCAATGGAGGAAAAGATTCCACT GTGTTACTGCACCTTCTTAGAGCCGGCTATTTTTTGCATAAGAAAGAGCTTAGTTCTTCTAATGGAGGCCTACCAAGTTTTCCAGTCCGGACCATATACTTCGAGAGCCCTTCTGCTTTCACTGAAATCAATGCATTCACATACGATGCTGCTCAAAc TTACGGTATCCAGCTTGATATCATTCGTCAGGATTTCAAATCCGGGTTGGAGGCATTGTTGAAAGCTAACCCTATCAGAGCTATTTTTCTCGGCGTCCGAATTGGTGACCCTACTGCG GTTGGTCAAGAGCAATTCTCTCCAAGTTCCCCTGGATGGCCTCCCTTTATGAGGGTGAATCCTATTCTGGATTGGTCATATAG AGATGTTTGGGCATTTCTCCTAGCTTGCAAGGTCAAGTATTGCAGTCTTTATGACCAGGG ATATACATCAATTGGGAGTATTCATGATACTGTTCCCAACGCGTTATTGTCTGTTAACGACACCAGCAGTAAGGAGAAATTCAAACCTGCTTATTTGCTTTCTGATGGGAGGTTAGAGAGGGCAGGCAGAGTCAAGAAGAACGCTTCAGTTAAGAATGACGTAGATAGTGATTCACATAAACACGAGGTGCTTTTGGCCTCAGTTATTGCTGTTGGCGATGAGATTCT GTCTGGCACTGTTGAAGATCAGTTAGGAGTGCATCTGTGTAAAAAGCTGACTTCTGTTGGTTGGTCGGTGCAACAGACTTCTGTGCTTCGGAATGAT ATAGATTCTGTATCCGAGGAAGTTGACCGCCAAAGGTCTATCTGTGATATG GTATTTATTTATGGAGGAGTTGGTCCATTGCATTCAGATGTTACGCTGGCTGGTGTTGCTAAGGCATTTGGGGTTCGCCTG GCGCCTGATGAAGAGTTTGAGGAATACCTAAGGCATCTTATCAGCGATCAGTGCACAGGTGACAGGAATGAA ATGGCTCAGTTACCGGAAGGAATTACTGAACTTCTTCATCATGAAAAGCTTTCGGTGCCATTG ATCAAGTGCCGCAATGTGATTGTTCTTGCTGCTACAAACACTGAGGAGCTCGAGAAGGAGTGGGAATGTCTGACGGAGCTAACTAAATTGGGTGCAAGTACATCACTTATGGAGCTATACGCATCAAGACGCTTGATGACATCTTTAACCGAt GTTGAAGTTGCAGAACCTCTTTCTAAACTTGGTCTTGAGTTCCCAGACATATATCTTG GGTGTTACCGGAAATCCAGACAAGGTCCAATCATCATCTGCTTGAAGGGAAAG GATAATGCACGGATTGACTCAGCCGTAGAGGCTCTATGCAAGAAATTCAAGGAGGGTGTATTCGTAGACATGAAATAG